A part of Thermoanaerobaculia bacterium genomic DNA contains:
- a CDS encoding DinB family protein, with the protein EAQFAESRGTTLAELLARFETARRESLGALRAMNLTPADLERTGTHPELGTVTLGQLLATWTVHDLDHVGQIARTMAKEYRAAVGPWKAYLSILSDREPPERPTGG; encoded by the coding sequence GAAGCGCAATTCGCCGAGAGCCGGGGAACGACTCTCGCCGAGCTGCTCGCCCGTTTCGAGACTGCGCGACGGGAGAGCCTCGGCGCGCTGCGGGCGATGAACCTGACTCCGGCGGATCTCGAGCGAACGGGAACGCATCCGGAGCTGGGAACGGTCACGCTCGGCCAGCTCCTGGCGACGTGGACGGTCCACGATCTCGATCACGTGGGGCAGATCGCCCGCACGATGGCGAAGGAGTATCGGGCGGCGGTCGGCCCGTGGAAGGCGTACCTTTCGATCCTGAGCGACCGCGAGCCACCGGAACGCCCGACGGGCGGATAG